A single region of the Penaeus vannamei isolate JL-2024 chromosome 23, ASM4276789v1, whole genome shotgun sequence genome encodes:
- the zfh2 gene encoding zinc finger homeobox protein 3 isoform X2 encodes MPGEELGEPPLKGCPPAPPHPPTEPQEAPSQTQQQDPPTMSPEDAPSTSPLAGEEGPGPLPQQGPNATSSSSSASSASPPATFNLTCMTCHTHFTSAEQYTRHHCVASGAAQDAMNESSSDVEKFDGKIVYNPDGSAYIIDSEMSDDDGVAGLELPQHEGSIVDSPRHPLSSTAAPTIPTIANAIYVTKNPAFYTALYGQTFTSLLQENKVPDVPIVHNYRVFTVGDKDSENECKDSDNKNDSSSEKTKLPLLDYSQVPIKPILMCFVCKLSFGYVKSFIAHAMGDHSVVLLDEERDLLASKNASAIIQCAGREKEPRVSFLEPVTPPGASSSSSNNCGSSSQHGDSLATLLPSGAPSGPSPSPQPAKAAHNNDDHQDLAEDDHNTPVKREMTDFYDLVRQQQQQQQQQQQQHQQQQQQRADPFAAPQHPAAVRTPDLSRKSPISALGANGRASVSPVTSMSPTSFSPLQSPVTQLTGTVIGACPEHMSGRPQGVSCDKCDLILQQSRTLGGQMAFMHSRNSCKTLKCPKCNWHYKYQETLEIHMKEKHPENESTCIYCLTNQPHPRLARGETYTCGYKPYRCEVCNYSTTTKGNLSIHMQSDKHLNNMQELQNGGMPNLDGSQALTSQQQSPSGSIYSAPKTPTPSTTPAPPQQQQKPKPMWRCDVCNYETNVARNLRIHMTSEKHTHNMMVLQQNVKHMQQLSAMQGGGGGAGGQMDPMALLQFAGNPAAAAAMMAGLGVGEKPPLPEAALADMAYNQALLIQMMSGGQLPPGGPLGPGGPMGHGPGGPVGHGGHGGHGHGGDHPGPHFDLGLNPESLEPPPEPVPPNPRHAFTCCVCSVFSTDSLEQLTLHLQLDRSKVNENEVLLVVAGNYICKLCSYKTNLKANFQLHCKTDKHLQKLQHVNHILEGGPRNEWKLKYLSNTNPMHVRCNLCEYYTNSVHKLQLHAAHQRHEVLNVLFRHLCMAEHNMHDDRRQYTCVLCNFTTRAKLQLLHHIRSMRHLQMEQLHQIQRHAEGKGGTQQDIGDIFKVEEADEDGRHTPHEETKEEGRSPDHVHACPFCHFTCELESSLQQHVDSEHGGEKKAGLRCPLCEEACPDMPSLEKHAINVHSVNSEGLQRLMLLVRLSAAAGKEAEEEDHSQQHHQQPQPPPPPPPQAEQMHPEQHLRLPGKAEESQPSGGADEERVRDAELIQGGDKGTSDEREKEAESGSRSDAAATPTPTSRATPTPGVTPTSISAASISPAADQQGMNMPSQMVEMAAALNALTAAQMQQMQFNPMMMAGLGLAGLPLQLNPLAAMNLHPPLMPMMPPHMFDPGALANMQQQTPPTSLPSNLPNDASMFLKQQQQQLLQQQQAAAAAVAAQQKRARTRITDEQLKILRAHFDINNSPTEEQINEMAKQSGLPPKVIKHWFRNTLFKERQRSKDSPYNFSIPPSTTLNLEEYEKTGEAKVMPLNPDEAREIVALNSSREEDKMTERISKEQEESAHDRAATASPLNKVPSLTQDNSRVQEKNGEGIGGSGLSAQHHQLREQQQLREQQQLREQQREREREQQQQREREREQQQPPLSQPLLPPQPQQQPLGSGPQLVSSASSSPLGLPVTSSFSSLASPQTSLSLSSLITSQLESNPMLAHKLPHTPPTVPSSGLIPPSSGVSPTPPHLSFPSAPQTPTSSGTGKRANRTRFTDYQIKVLQEFFENNAYPKDDDLEYLSKLLSLSPRVIVVWFQNARQKARKVYENQPPLDPNDEGAGRFTRTPGLNYQCKKCLLVFQRYYELIRHQKTHCFKEEDAKRSAQAQAAAAQAAAMYSDENSNHSSITESSQQSGSLDNKPSEGSFQCDKCSLVFNRFEQWREHQIVHLMNPALFLNKGADSPFTSIQQQQQSQSSQQHQLPSGAPLPIPQASPLPQPSPLLPPASPLKRKAEESEDERDGMTSNNEGQRDKRLRTTILPEQLDYLYQKYQMEANPSRKMLETIAQEVGLKKRVVQVWFQNTRARERKGQFRAHAQVINKKCPFCPAIFKVKSALESHLSTKHADQYSKGDVDIDALPDVEDSGVGNFGLSSTPSATQASQVMPSSLFSSEVPEDSIAMYHEEAIRRYLNDVNLASDGTRREGESPLDLSKPLDLVRPLGFDSSMLDTNEHLEEHSDEENYNLDICEQEEGDMAVNSHESNPTSPASSTTSSANKVGSHQGGTNKRFRTQMSSIQVKVMKSVFQEYKTPTMAECELLGREIGLAKRVVQVWFQNARAKEKKAKLALQKMLGTEPEGPKPPEECKVCNFKYSHKYSVQDHLFTRSHIENMKSFLEKAKEESDVAGLGSTLSSMSSDGDRPPAALTPVAGLAHQLQMAQLMALGSPPAGAGAPAGEDKKGGPGGSSNSEDLSRLQLLQQMYQQMGLGGLQGAPHPLLQHAMMAGAGE; translated from the exons ATGCCCGGAGAGGAGCTGGGAGAGCCGCCTCTGAAGGGATGCCCCCCggcccccccacaccctcccactgAACCTCAAGAAGCCCCTAGCCAGACGCAGCAGCAAGACCCTCCGACTATGAGTCCTGAGGacgccccctctacctcccccctggCGGGCGAGGAAGGCCCAGGGCCCCTGCCGCAACAGGGCCCCAACGccacctcctcgtcgtcgtcggcgTCGTCCGCGTCGCCGCCAGCGACGTTCAACTTGACGTGCATGACGTGCCACACGCATTTCACGTCGGCGGAGCAGTACACGCGGCACCACTGCGTCGCGTCGGGCGCCGCGCAGGACGCGATGAACGAGTCGTCGAGTGACGTGGAAAAGTTCGACGGGAAGATCGTGTACAACCCCGACGGGTCGGCCTACATCATCGACTCGGAGATGAGCGACGACGACGGCGTGGCGGGGCTGGAGCTGCCGCAGCACGAGGGCTCCATCGTGGACTCCCCGCGGCACCCGCTCTCCTCCACCGccgcccccaccatccccaccatcgcGAACGCCATATACGTCACGAAGAACCCCGCCTTCTATACCGCCCTTTACGGTCAAACCTTCACCTCGCTACTCCAGGAAAACAAAGTTCCTGACGTTCCCATTGTTCACAACTACAGGGTCTTTACCGTTGGTGATAAAGACAGTGAAAATGAATGTAAagacagtgataacaaaaatgatagttcCAGTGAGAAAACAAAACTTCCATTATTAGACTACTCGCAAGTTCCAATTAAACCTATATTGATGTGTTTTGTATGTAAGTTGTCTTTTGGATATGTTAAATCTTTTATTGCCCATGCGATGGGCGACCATAGTGTAGTGCTGCTGGATGAGGAAAGGGACCTTTTGGCGTCAAAGAACGCTTCGGCCATCATCCAGTGTGCGGGCCGGGAGAAGGAGCCGCGAGTGTCGTTCCTAGAGCCAGTGACGCCCCCTGGtgctagcagcagcagcagtaacaactgCGGCAGCAGCAGCCAGCACGGGGACTCCCTGGCCACCCTGCTGCCCTCCGGGGCTCCCAGCGGCCCCTCCCCCAGCCCGCAGCCCGCCAAGGCCGCACACAACAACGACGACCACCAGGACCTCGCCGAGGACGATCATAACACACCTGTCAAACGTGAGATGACCGACTTCTATGACTTAGTccgtcagcaacaacaacagcagcagcagcaacaacagcagcatcaacagcagcaacagcaacgggCAGACCCCTTCGCTGCTCCCCAGCATCCGGCTGCTGTCCGGACGCCAGACCTGAGCCGCAAGTCGCCCATCTCCGCCCTGGGCGCCAACGGCCGCGCGTCCGTGTCGCCCGTGACCTCCATGTCGCCCACGAGCTTCTCGCCGCTGCAGTCGCCGGTGACGCAGCTCACCGGCACCGTCATCGGCGCCTGCCCCGAGCACATGAGCGGCCGCCCCCAGGGCGTCAGCTGCGACAAGTGCGACCTGATCCTGCAGCAGTCGCGGACGCTCGGTGGGCAGATGGCGTTCATGCACTCGCGCAACTCCTGCAAGACGCTCAAGTGCCCCAAGTGCAACTGGCACTACAAGTACCAGGAGACGCTGGAGATCCACATGAAGGAGAAGCACCCGGAGAACGAGTCCACCTGCATCTACTGCCTGACCAACCAGCCGCACCCTCGCCTCGCCCGCGGGGAGACCTACACCTGCGGCTACAAGCCGTACCGCTGCGAGGTGTGCAactactccaccaccaccaaggGCAACCTCTCCATCCACATGCAGAGCGACAAGCACCTCAACAACATGCAGGAGCTGCAGAACGGCGGCATGCCCAACCTGGACGGCTCGCAGGCCCTCACGTCGCAGCAGCAGAGCCCCTCCGGCAGCATCTACTCGGCGCCCAAGACGCCGACGCCCTCCACCACGCCCGCGCcgccgcagcagcagcagaagcccAAGCCCATGTGGCGCTGCGACGTGTGCAACTACGAGACCAACGTGGCGCGCAACCTCCGCATCCACATGACGAGCGAGAAGCACACGCACAACATGATGGTGCTGCAGCAGAACGTCAAGCACATGCAGCAGCTGAGCGCCATGCAGGGCGGCGGTGGCGGGGCCGGGGGCCAGATGGACCCCATGGCCCTGCTGCAGTTCGCCGGCAACCCCGCCGCGGCCGCCGCCATGATGGCCGGCCTGGGCGTGGGGGAGAAGCCGCCCCTGCCGGAGGCCGCCCTCGCCGACATGGCCTACAACCAGGCGCTGCTGATCCAGATGATGTCCGGCGGCCAGCTGCCTCCAGGCGGTCCCCTGGGCCCCGGTGGCCCTATGGGCCATGGCCCTGGCGGCCCCGTGGGCCACGGCGGCCACGGAGGACACGGACACGGCGGGGACCACCCCGGGCCGCACTTCGACCTGGGCCTGAACCCCGAGTCGCTGGAGCCGCCGCCGGAGCCCGTGCCGCCCAACCCGCGCCACGCCTTCACCTGCTGCGTGTGCTCCGTCTTCTCGACGGACTCGCTCGAGCAGCTCACGCTCCACCTTCAGCTGGACCGCTCCAAGGTCAACGAGAACGAGGTGCTGCTCGTGGTGGCCGGCAACTACATCTGCAAGCTGTGCTCGTACAAGACCAACCTCAAGGCCAACTTCCAGCTGCACTGCAAGACGGACAAGCATCTGCAGAAGCTGCAGCACGTCAACCACATCCTGGAGGGCGGCCCGCGCAACGAGTGGAAGCTCAAGTACCTGTCCAACACCAACCCCATGCACGTGCGCTGCAACCTGTGCGAGTACTACACCAACAGCGTGCACAAGCTGCAGCTGCACGCGGCGCACCAGCGGCACGAGGTCCTCAACGTGCTGTTCCGCCACCTGTGCATGGCGGAGCACAACATGCACGACGACCGCCGCCAGTACACCTGCGTGCTGTGCAACTTCACCACCCGCGCCAAGCTCCAGCTGTTGCACCATATCCGCTCCATGCGCCACCTGCAGATGGAGCAGTTGCACCAGATCCAGAGGCACGCGGAGGGCAAGGGCGGCACGCAGCAGGACATCGGAGACATCTTCAAGGTGGAGGAGGCCGACGAGGACGGACGCCACACGCCGCACG AGGAGACCAAGGAAGAGGGCCGCTCGCCCGACCACGTGCATGCCTGCCCCTTCTGCCACTTCACGTGCGAGCTGGAGTCTAGCCTGCAGCAGCACGTGGACAGTGAGCacggaggggagaagaaggccgGGCTGAGGTGCCCCCTGTGCGAGGAGGCGTGCCCCGACATGCCCTCCCTCGAGAAACATGCCATCAATGTTCACTCGGTCAACTCCGAGGGCCTCCAGAGGCTCATGCTGCTGGTCAGACTTAGCGCCGCAGCGGGCaaggaggccgaggaagaggaTCACTCGCAGCAGCACCATCAGCAgccgcagccgccgccgccgccgccgccgcaagcCGAACAGATGCATCCGGAACAGCATCTCCGTCTGCCCGGGAAGGCGGAGGAGAGCCAGCCATCAGGTGGAGCAG ATGAGGAGCGAGTCCGGGACGCGGAGCTCATCCAGGGGGGAGACAAGGGGActtcagatgagagagagaaagaggcagagtcaGGCAGCAGGAGCGACGCCGcggccacgcccacgcccacctctcGTGCCACGCCCACACCTGGTGTCACGCCCACCTCCATCTCTGCCGCCTCCATCTCCCCCGCCGCTGACCAGCAGGGTATGAACATGCCGTCGCAGATGGTCGAGATGGCCGCGGCGCTCAATGCCCTGACGGCGGCGCAGATGCAACAGATGCAGTTCAACCCCATGATGATGGCGGGGCTCGGGCTGGCGGGGCTGCCCCTCCAGCTCAACCCCCTGGCGGCCATGAACCTCCATCCGCCCCTCATGCCCATGATGCCGCCCCACATGTTCGATCCGGGCGCCCTGGCCAACATGCAGCAGCAGACACCACCCACTTCGCTGCCTTCAAACCTGCCCAATGATGCATCCATGTTCctcaaacagcagcagcagcagctcttGCAGCAACAGCAAGCCGCTGCTGCCGCCGTTGCCGCACAGCAGAAGAGGGCTCGCACACGCATCACCGACGAGCAGCTGAAGATCCTGAGAGCTCACTTCGACATCAACAATTCCCCGACCGAAGAGCAGATCAACGAGATGGCCAAGCAGAGCGGACTGCCTCCCAAGGTAATTAAGCATTGGTTCCGTAACACGCTGTTCAAAGAGCGACAACGCAGTAAAGACTCGCCCTATAATTTTAGCATCCCTCCGTCCACCACACTTAACCTGGAGGAGTATGAGAAGACAGGTGAAGCCAAGGTCATGCCACTGAACCCGGACGAGGCACGGGAGATCGTGGCGCTCAACAGCTCCCGTGAGGAGGACAAGATGACCGAGCGGATCTCCAAAGAGCAGGAAGAATCCGCACACGACCGCGCCGCCACCGCATCCCCGCTCAACAAAGTTCCTAGTCTTACACAAGACAATAGCCGAGTACAAGAAAAGAACGGGGAAGGTATAGGCGGGTCTGGCCTCAGTGCCCAGCACCACCAGTTACGGGAGCAGCAACAGCTGCGAGAGCAACAGCAACTACGAGAGCAGCAGCGGGAGCGGGAGcgggaacagcagcagcagcgggagagggagagggagcagcagCAGCCACCCTTGTCACAACCCCTGTTGCCCCCGCAGCCCCAGCAGCAGCCACTAGGCAGCGGACCCCAGCTGGTGTCCTCAGCTTCCTCGTCGCCGCTGGGCCTGCCGGTGACCTCGTCGTTCAGCTCTCTGGCCTCACCGCAGACGTCACTCTCGCTCAGCTCACTCATTACCTCCCAGCTCGAGTCTAACCCCATGCTGGCTCACAAGCTGCCTCACACACCACCCACAGTTCCTAGTTCTGGCCTTATTCCTCCAAGCTCAGGTGTGAGCCCCACGCCTCCGCATTTGTCCTTCCCGTCAGCCCCCCAGACTCCCACCTCTTCCGGCACTGGCAAGCGAGCAAACCGCACCCGCTTCACTGACTACCAGATTAAGGTGCTACAGGAGTTCTTCGAGAACAACGCCTATCCCAAGGATGACGATCTGGAGTACTTGTCCAAGCTGCTCAGCCTGTCACCTCGCGTCATTGTGGTGTGGTTCCAAAACGCCCGTCAGAAGGCACGCAAGGTCTACGAGAACCAGCCACCCCTTGACCCGAATGACGAAGGTGCAGGTAGGTTCACCCGGACGCCGGGCCTAAATTACCAGTGTAAGAAGTGCTTGCTTGTCTTCCAGAGGTATTATGAGTTAATCAGACACCAGAAGACTCACTGCTTCAAGGAAGAAGACGCCAAGCGATCCGCTCAGGCGCAAGCAGCAGCGGCCCAGGCGGCAGCTATGTACAGCGATGAGAACTCTAATCACTCAAGCATCACCGAATCGTCGCAGCAGTCAGGTAGCCTCGATAACAAACCTTCGGAAGGATCTTTCCAGTGTGATAAGTGCAGTCTGGTATTTAACAGATTCGAGCAGTGGCGTGAGCACCAAATAGTTCACCTCATGAACCCTGCACTCTTCCTGAACAAAGGTGCAGACTCCCCATTCACCAGcatacagcaacagcagcagagtCAGTCATCGCAGCAGCACCAGCTCCCCTCGGGTGCTCCCCTTCCCATACCACAGGCTAGTCCCCTGCCCCAGCCCAGCCCCCTATTGCCACCGGCTTCCCCTCTGAAGCGCAAAGCCGAAGAGAGTGAGGACGAGAGGGATGGCATGACGAGCAACAACGAGGGGCAGAGGGATAAGAGACTCCGCACTACCATCCTACCAGAGCAGCTGGACTACCTCTACCAGAAGTACCAGATGGAAGCCAACCCGTCGCGGAAGATGTTAGAGACCATCGCTCAAGAAGTTGGTCTGAAGAAGAGGGTCGTCCAAGTTTGGTTCCAGAACACACGAGCACGCGAGAGAAAAGGTCAGTTTAGAGCTCATGCACAAGTGATTAATAAAAAATGCCCCTTCTGTCCTGCTATCTTTAAAGTCAAGTCTGCTCTTGAATCGCACCTTTCCACTAAGCACGCGGATCAGTACTCTAAGGGAGATGTGGACATTGATGCACTGCCTGATGTAGAAGATTCTGGTGTTGGGAACTTCGGCCTGTCTTCAACTCCTTCGGCAACTCAAGCCTCTCAAGTCatgccctcttctctcttctcctcagaAGTTCCGGAAGACTCGATAGCCATGTACCACGAGGAGGCAATCCGGCGGTACCTCAACGATGTCAACTTGGCATCGGACGGTACACGACGGGAAGGTGAGAGCCCGCTAGATCTCAGTAAGCCATTAGACCTGGTTCGGCCGTTAGGGTTTGATTCCTCCATGTTAGACACTAACGAGCACCTTGAGGAGCATTCAGATGAAGAGAATTACAATCTGGATATATGTGAACAAGAGGAGGGTGACATGGCGGTCAATTCTCATGAAAGTAACCCcacctctcccgcctcctccaccaccagctccGCCAACAAGGTGGGATCTCACCAGGGCGGCACCAACAAGAGGTTCCGCACACAGATGTCATCAATCCAGGTGAAGGTCATGAAAAGCGTGTTCCAGGAGTATAAAACGCCGACGATGGCGGAGTGTGAGTTGCTAGGGAGGGAGATTGGGCTAGCCAAGCGTGTGGTGCAGGTGTGGTTCCAGAATGCGCgggcaaaggaaaagaaagcaaagcTGGCTCTGCAGAAGATGCTCGGCACGGAGCCCGAGGGACCCAAACCGCCTGAGGAGTGCAAAGTGTGTAACTTTAAATACAGTCACAAGTACTCTGTTCAGGACCACTTGTTTACGCGTTCACATATCGAAAACATGAAATCGTTCCTggaaaaggcgaaggaggagagcgaCGTGGCTGGCCTGGGCTCTACTCTGAGCTCCATGTCATCCGACGGCGACCGGCCGCCCGCGGCACTCACGCCCGTGGCCGGCCTCGCTCACCAGCTGCAGATGGCTCAGCTCATGGCTCTGGGCTCGCCGCCAGCTGGTGCAGGGGCCCCTGCCGGTGAGGACAAGAAGGGCGGCCCAGGCGGCAGCAGCAACAGCGAGGACCTGAGTCGCCTGCAACTCCTGCAGCAGATGTACCAGCAGATGGGTCTCGGGGGGCTGCAAGGGGCGCCGCACCCACTCCTTCAGCACGCCATGATGGCCGGCGCCGGTGAGTAG